The proteins below come from a single Nitrospiraceae bacterium genomic window:
- a CDS encoding RusA family crossover junction endodeoxyribonuclease: MDWSNLGGDTLSPRELFVVLPLPPSINHQYATVNGRRVLASPGRHYKTAVARHLLTILRQSSHRTEFLEQLENHTLSLSLRFHFKTALRRDLDGGLKIAQDAICQAIDLNDNRITEIHLHKDLDSVRPRLECLLAIQEPIARTIRSSKKLSMVSKAGPRTAPQSSTAYNPH, translated from the coding sequence ATGGATTGGTCGAATTTGGGCGGCGATACTCTGTCTCCTCGCGAACTTTTTGTTGTCTTGCCGCTTCCACCCAGCATCAACCATCAATACGCCACCGTCAACGGCCGGAGGGTCCTGGCCTCACCAGGCCGGCATTATAAGACCGCCGTGGCCCGACACTTACTCACCATCTTGCGGCAATCATCTCATCGGACGGAATTTTTAGAGCAATTGGAGAACCACACGCTTAGCCTTTCTCTTCGCTTCCACTTCAAAACAGCCCTGCGACGGGATCTGGATGGCGGACTCAAAATCGCGCAAGATGCCATTTGCCAGGCCATCGATTTAAATGACAACCGCATCACCGAAATTCATCTCCACAAAGACCTGGATTCTGTCCGTCCCCGCCTGGAATGCCTATTAGCCATTCAGGAACCGATCGCCAGGACAATCCGATCGTCCAAAAAACTCTCGATGGTCAGCAAAGCAGGTCCTCGAACTGCGCCTCAGTCCTCAACAGCCTATAATCCTCATTGA
- a CDS encoding PilZ domain-containing protein, translating into MGTSTALRQDLWQPIPIPQGDRRSFRRMSVKPYQVLPVAIRYGQDTVCRGRVLNLSPQGMLVEFPDNQIPPVLRGTRVSVKLHYLGDSIWLPGLVRHCKGQKMGFLFPALTNHPTRAAKHPLTIVLHSLSRAVTSI; encoded by the coding sequence ATGGGAACATCGACCGCACTGAGACAAGACCTCTGGCAACCGATACCAATTCCTCAAGGAGATCGACGGTCGTTTCGCCGGATGTCCGTCAAACCCTACCAAGTGCTTCCGGTTGCCATTCGTTATGGGCAAGACACAGTGTGTCGGGGCCGTGTGCTCAATCTCAGTCCTCAGGGTATGCTCGTTGAATTCCCCGACAATCAAATTCCTCCTGTGCTAAGGGGGACGCGGGTGTCTGTCAAACTGCATTACCTCGGCGACAGCATTTGGTTGCCTGGACTTGTCCGGCACTGCAAGGGCCAAAAGATGGGATTTTTGTTCCCGGCCCTGACCAACCATCCTACGAGAGCGGCCAAGCACCCATTGACCATCGTTCTGCATTCTCTCTCTCGCGCAGTCACCTCTATCTAA
- a CDS encoding STAS domain-containing protein, translated as MVISERSLSHDTLVETFMGRFDQHARQDFKWRIDHAILQGYRFVMLNMVAVSFIDSAALGWLVLAQRRFQRIGGKLAIISPIGFVRDVLEITEIGEWIPIFSSEDEALKIFESNKEHPAES; from the coding sequence ATGGTTATTTCCGAACGGAGTCTCAGCCACGATACCCTGGTGGAGACTTTTATGGGTCGATTTGATCAACATGCCAGACAGGATTTTAAATGGCGGATTGATCATGCCATTCTGCAAGGTTATCGGTTTGTGATGTTAAATATGGTGGCTGTATCATTTATTGACAGCGCTGCCCTCGGATGGTTGGTTCTCGCCCAACGGCGCTTTCAACGAATTGGTGGCAAGCTGGCCATTATTTCTCCCATAGGGTTTGTTCGGGATGTCCTGGAAATCACCGAAATTGGGGAATGGATCCCCATCTTTTCCAGCGAAGATGAAGCCTTGAAGATCTTTGAATCTAACAAAGAACATCCAGCGGAGTCCTGA
- a CDS encoding HEAT repeat domain-containing protein, with protein sequence MGLSSPSWAQQTPLEAHPVHPLISAQVLVVETIALTERGLQDSTAITKTVTDRLAETGFTIVATPEEPHDAIIRVKCEERQTFTGPSKHRNTSPALTSRLWKGPACHISYRYGEQFPPWNWDVHTSFEDTSKAAEIAGASDTGTFAMTALNTRLQQDNFPLYLVAEWEQAERLLMLLQKSSDNIDRQTTILKLLGTLASDQAFEALKQALTNPALTPTALAALGQQGEKAIPALASFLESSPNSDHRLAAMQALSAIATQSNAPPLFTQFMKALDTEEPKIQTEAVKGLGNLGDRRAIQPLEKLNLKTWTNPSTSPDMMALRKMLSWSLWQLSPSAHTAE encoded by the coding sequence ATGGGTCTTTCCTCACCGTCCTGGGCTCAACAAACACCACTGGAGGCTCATCCGGTTCATCCCCTGATATCAGCCCAAGTTTTAGTGGTCGAAACCATCGCGCTCACGGAGCGGGGACTCCAGGACTCCACGGCTATTACAAAGACCGTCACCGACCGATTGGCCGAAACAGGATTTACCATCGTCGCTACTCCAGAAGAGCCTCACGATGCGATCATTCGGGTGAAATGCGAAGAACGACAGACATTCACGGGCCCGAGTAAACACCGGAATACGAGTCCGGCCCTAACTTCACGATTATGGAAAGGCCCTGCTTGCCATATTTCTTATCGCTATGGAGAACAATTTCCTCCTTGGAACTGGGATGTTCACACCTCATTTGAAGATACCAGTAAGGCTGCCGAAATCGCAGGAGCCTCGGATACGGGAACCTTCGCCATGACTGCTCTAAACACCCGACTGCAACAAGATAATTTCCCATTGTATCTGGTGGCGGAGTGGGAACAAGCCGAAAGATTGCTGATGCTCTTACAGAAATCCTCCGACAATATTGACCGGCAAACAACAATCCTCAAACTTTTGGGAACTCTGGCTTCCGATCAAGCCTTCGAAGCCCTTAAGCAAGCGCTCACCAACCCCGCACTGACACCGACAGCCCTGGCGGCCCTTGGGCAACAAGGAGAAAAGGCTATACCTGCCTTGGCTTCATTTCTGGAATCCTCTCCGAACTCGGACCACAGATTAGCCGCTATGCAAGCCTTGAGCGCCATTGCCACCCAGAGCAATGCTCCCCCCTTATTCACCCAGTTTATGAAAGCTTTGGATACAGAAGAGCCCAAAATACAAACGGAAGCCGTCAAAGGCCTTGGGAACCTTGGGGATCGACGTGCGATTCAACCTTTGGAAAAACTAAACCTGAAAACCTGGACCAACCCTTCCACCAGTCCTGACATGATGGCTCTCCGTAAAATGTTGAGTTGGAGCCTCTGGCAACTCAGTCCAAGCGCTCACACCGCAGAATGA
- a CDS encoding STAS domain-containing protein yields MLAVREHCQHNTKILDLSGSFDASSKLGLEVAILGAKEMGCQHIILNFSEITWIDSMGLGQLFLWYHKMRPNHVHLSIVSPQPTVKDLLESTHLSEIVPIYQSEKEAVEAQLQTPYV; encoded by the coding sequence ATGCTTGCCGTTAGAGAGCATTGTCAGCACAACACGAAAATTCTTGACCTCTCAGGCAGTTTCGACGCCAGTTCCAAGTTAGGCCTTGAAGTCGCCATCCTCGGAGCAAAAGAAATGGGCTGTCAACATATCATTTTAAATTTTTCTGAGATTACCTGGATTGATTCAATGGGATTAGGGCAATTATTCCTTTGGTATCACAAGATGAGACCCAATCACGTGCACCTCAGTATCGTCAGCCCGCAACCGACGGTCAAAGATCTCTTAGAGTCGACCCATCTCTCAGAAATTGTTCCTATTTATCAATCTGAAAAAGAAGCTGTGGAGGCTCAACTTCAGACTCCTTACGTATGA
- a CDS encoding VCBS repeat-containing protein, whose translation MFSEWITFLPLAIERLHAGTVPDIRGTWKDGPSSGSATGCQDPDDNGPDHDPGGDTYSITNQIGANWSVIQVETVVANGFTAVQTVTCSGTVAANGTVNASCPYVVTLNGGFWYSGTSTLTASLVGNTLTYTLAGQDLVGDTCQWTQTGTDTRIGAVPPPIVLPIPTPYDFNGDGKGDLIWRNTNTGSTSIWLMNGIVRASVGFPGGVPLNWEIAGIGDVTGDGKADVIWRNSTNGTVAIWLMNGTTVTSTGFPGSAPTTWVIQAVGDVNGDGKADLIWRNSSDGNTAIWLMNRTAMASVAFPGGVPLNWQIAGIGDMTGDGKADVIWRNGSNGAVAVWVMNGTTVTGTGFPGSTSTDWEIGGVGDFNGVGKADFIWKNDTSDIVAIWLMNGTSIASSKVLGGIASAWKIEQVGDMNGDGKADVVLKNTSTGEVKVWLMNGVTLIGIGSPDTVSPSWDIQP comes from the coding sequence GTGTTTAGCGAATGGATTACTTTTTTGCCTTTGGCCATAGAGAGGCTGCATGCGGGGACAGTGCCGGATATCCGAGGCACCTGGAAAGATGGCCCGAGTAGTGGTTCAGCAACGGGATGTCAGGATCCGGATGATAATGGACCCGACCATGATCCGGGAGGGGACACGTACAGTATTACCAACCAAATAGGCGCCAACTGGAGCGTAATACAAGTGGAGACCGTGGTTGCTAACGGATTTACCGCTGTACAAACAGTGACCTGCTCAGGAACCGTAGCAGCGAATGGAACAGTGAATGCGTCATGTCCTTATGTGGTTACCCTCAATGGCGGGTTTTGGTATAGCGGCACATCCACTTTAACCGCTTCCCTTGTGGGCAATACCTTGACCTATACGCTTGCCGGTCAGGATCTCGTGGGAGATACCTGTCAGTGGACTCAGACCGGAACAGATACCAGGATTGGGGCTGTCCCTCCTCCTATTGTTTTACCCATACCTACGCCTTACGACTTCAATGGAGATGGGAAGGGCGACCTGATCTGGCGCAACACAAACACCGGGAGCACGTCCATCTGGTTGATGAACGGGATAGTCCGGGCCTCGGTCGGTTTCCCTGGCGGGGTGCCGCTCAACTGGGAGATCGCGGGGATCGGCGATGTGACAGGGGATGGCAAGGCTGATGTCATCTGGCGTAATAGTACCAACGGCACGGTGGCAATCTGGCTGATGAACGGCACGACCGTGACGTCCACGGGTTTTCCAGGTAGCGCGCCAACCACCTGGGTCATTCAGGCCGTCGGGGATGTCAACGGCGATGGCAAAGCCGATCTGATATGGCGCAATAGCAGTGACGGCAACACAGCTATCTGGTTGATGAATAGGACCGCCATGGCCTCGGTTGCCTTCCCGGGCGGGGTACCGCTCAACTGGCAGATTGCGGGGATCGGCGATATGACGGGGGATGGCAAGGCCGATGTCATCTGGCGTAACGGCAGCAATGGGGCCGTGGCCGTGTGGGTGATGAATGGGACCACTGTGACCGGTACGGGGTTTCCCGGCAGCACCTCCACGGATTGGGAAATTGGGGGTGTTGGCGATTTCAATGGGGTTGGGAAGGCCGACTTTATTTGGAAGAATGACACAAGCGACATCGTGGCCATCTGGTTGATGAATGGGACCTCCATTGCGTCCTCTAAAGTATTGGGCGGCATCGCCTCGGCGTGGAAGATTGAGCAGGTGGGAGATATGAATGGGGATGGGAAGGCGGACGTGGTCTTGAAGAATACCTCCACAGGGGAGGTGAAAGTCTGGCTGATGAATGGGGTAACCCTGATTGGCATCGGCTCTCCTGATACAGTCTCCCCCTCCTGGGACATTCAACCTTAG
- a CDS encoding HDOD domain-containing protein, with protein sequence MDPQILQRIKNCKTLPAIPALPLQVLQLCRDERTTAQRIGDVISKDPSFVAKLLNVANSSFYGGSRHKVTTVTHAVTLLGMNSIATLAFCFSLYRDLRKKGGGAFDHTHFWHRCILASLAAKILAKRVRVANEEEVFLAGLLQDLGVLVMSEALGMEYGLLYKKAAQDHQALQALEQDRWKTDHCEIGAWLAETWELPELLRESVKGSHDPSLASGSDDVSRLTIQCVALSGRLADMWCHQQPEVAIQSAIQLSKELLQIEPDGLVEVAKQIADGIPDMSSFFQISLGKPEDIQKVLGHLIQIVTGISLPENSEPIPAI encoded by the coding sequence ATGGACCCCCAGATTCTGCAGCGTATAAAAAATTGCAAAACCCTCCCGGCCATTCCCGCGTTGCCTCTGCAAGTCCTCCAACTGTGTCGGGATGAGAGGACGACCGCCCAACGCATTGGTGACGTCATTAGCAAAGACCCGTCCTTTGTCGCCAAGCTCTTGAATGTGGCGAATTCCAGTTTTTATGGGGGCAGTCGACATAAAGTGACGACGGTCACCCATGCAGTGACTTTATTGGGGATGAATTCTATTGCTACGTTAGCGTTTTGCTTTTCGTTATATCGGGACTTACGAAAAAAAGGTGGTGGTGCGTTTGATCATACCCACTTTTGGCATCGATGTATTTTGGCGAGTTTGGCCGCAAAGATTTTGGCCAAGCGCGTTCGGGTGGCAAACGAAGAAGAGGTGTTCCTCGCCGGATTATTGCAGGACTTGGGCGTATTGGTGATGAGCGAGGCGTTAGGCATGGAATATGGGTTGCTTTATAAAAAAGCTGCGCAGGATCATCAGGCACTTCAGGCGTTGGAACAAGATCGGTGGAAAACGGATCATTGCGAGATTGGGGCATGGTTGGCGGAGACGTGGGAATTGCCTGAATTATTGCGAGAATCCGTCAAGGGGAGTCATGACCCTTCCTTGGCGTCAGGGAGCGATGATGTTTCCCGGTTAACTATTCAATGCGTGGCCTTGTCGGGGCGGTTAGCCGATATGTGGTGCCACCAACAGCCCGAGGTGGCTATTCAATCGGCCATTCAATTATCAAAGGAGCTTTTGCAAATTGAACCTGACGGACTTGTGGAAGTGGCCAAACAAATTGCTGACGGAATCCCCGACATGTCCAGTTTTTTTCAGATCAGCCTGGGTAAACCCGAAGACATTCAAAAAGTATTGGGGCATCTTATACAAATTGTAACGGGCATCTCTCTACCAGAAAATTCAGAACCCATCCCTGCCATTTAA
- the miaB gene encoding tRNA (N6-isopentenyl adenosine(37)-C2)-methylthiotransferase MiaB codes for MLVSGPPLLLPTSLKARTRSPGKGGYQVYMETFGCQMNEYDSEIVRSLLKTRGFEFTPHDDEADVILFNTCAIRENAHNRVYGHLARYTNRKQERGLIIGVLGCMAQNLKKELMDTRSFIDVLVGPDGYRRLPDLLIDALEHRKRGLAVDLSEYETYAHIVPDRPDGINGWIAVMRGCDNFCSFCVVPYTRGRERSRDPEGIIQEAHQLVSQGVRQITLLGQNVNSYRSGEWDFARLLVAVGDVPGIQRVRFMSPHPKDFPPALLEAVAEHPHICKTIHLPLQSANDRILERMGRGYTQREYRKLVEAIRKKGPLVLTTDIICGFCGETDEEFQETFRLMQEVGYQAAFVFKYSERKHTIAARKFVDDVPEQVKGYRTNQIVELQKKISLSKNQELIGTTVEVMLEGHSKKSDLQWMGHSDHNVTVVWPKDDEARQPGDLVPVLVMDASPSTLYGHVQS; via the coding sequence ATGCTTGTGAGCGGACCCCCTTTACTCCTCCCGACCAGCCTGAAGGCCAGAACCCGTTCCCCTGGTAAAGGTGGCTATCAGGTGTATATGGAGACCTTTGGGTGTCAGATGAATGAATATGATTCGGAAATCGTTCGGTCGCTGTTAAAAACCCGAGGATTTGAATTTACGCCGCATGATGATGAAGCCGATGTGATCCTGTTTAACACCTGTGCCATTCGTGAGAATGCACATAATCGTGTGTATGGCCATTTAGCCCGCTATACCAATAGAAAGCAAGAACGTGGCTTGATCATCGGGGTTTTAGGCTGTATGGCGCAGAATCTGAAGAAAGAGCTGATGGATACCCGATCGTTCATTGATGTGCTGGTCGGGCCGGATGGGTACCGGCGACTGCCCGATCTTCTTATCGATGCGCTGGAGCATCGTAAGCGAGGGTTGGCCGTTGATCTGTCCGAATACGAAACGTATGCCCATATCGTCCCGGACCGGCCGGATGGAATTAATGGATGGATCGCCGTCATGCGGGGCTGTGATAATTTCTGCTCCTTTTGCGTGGTGCCCTATACGCGAGGCCGAGAACGCTCTCGGGACCCAGAGGGAATCATTCAGGAAGCCCATCAATTGGTCAGTCAGGGGGTTCGGCAAATCACGCTATTGGGACAAAATGTCAATTCCTACCGGTCGGGGGAATGGGATTTTGCCCGACTGCTAGTCGCCGTTGGAGATGTCCCTGGGATTCAGCGTGTGCGGTTTATGTCTCCCCATCCTAAAGATTTTCCTCCTGCCCTGCTTGAAGCCGTTGCGGAGCATCCCCACATCTGTAAGACGATTCATTTGCCGCTGCAATCGGCGAATGATCGAATTCTGGAACGTATGGGGCGGGGTTACACACAACGGGAGTACCGTAAGCTGGTTGAGGCCATCCGAAAGAAAGGTCCTCTTGTTTTGACCACCGATATCATCTGTGGATTTTGTGGAGAAACCGATGAGGAGTTCCAGGAGACCTTTCGTCTTATGCAAGAGGTGGGATATCAGGCGGCGTTCGTATTCAAATATTCTGAACGAAAACACACAATTGCGGCCAGAAAATTTGTGGACGATGTTCCTGAGCAGGTGAAGGGATACAGGACCAACCAGATCGTGGAGTTGCAAAAAAAAATTTCCCTTTCAAAAAACCAAGAACTTATCGGCACCACGGTGGAGGTTATGCTGGAAGGGCATTCCAAAAAATCCGACCTTCAATGGATGGGCCATAGCGACCACAATGTGACTGTTGTCTGGCCCAAGGATGACGAAGCCCGTCAACCAGGAGACCTTGTGCCCGTTCTTGTTATGGATGCCTCGCCTTCGACCCTTTATGGGCATGTCCAATCCTGA
- the mtaB gene encoding tRNA (N(6)-L-threonylcarbamoyladenosine(37)-C(2))-methylthiotransferase MtaB: MNSEDFQQPQPRVTLYTLGCRLNQAETALLKDGFQQSGFIPVEFGRETDVFVINTCTVTEGAEVDCRRIVRQVLRHSPHAFVAVTGCYAQTGLEALRRMADIDLIVGNQFKMKLPEIIPPFPQLKKQPVPVVHHGRIDPENFSIEGVGAYSTTRANLKIQDGCQFMCSFCLIPFARGRERSRFLEDAVCEAELLVERGHRELVLTGVNIGQYRDGAADLLALIQRFEAIQGLERIRISSIEPTTVSESLLDYMSSSTKLCRHLHVPLQSGDDRILQAMNRRYSVREYQEAMESALKRIPDLCFGTDVLVGFPGEGPREFANTEAVIRDFPFAYLHVFSYSPRPGTASTKLPHPVSPVTTKERSRSLREMSDHKRMAFQQRFVGRRVSVLFEAAETDGCWPGLTDNFLRVTVRSPHPLRNTIQPVVVTGMMSDTTLGLLEPTSESPPPVQNLSASSLVCVS, from the coding sequence ATGAATTCTGAGGATTTCCAACAACCCCAACCACGTGTCACGTTATATACGTTAGGGTGTCGACTCAACCAGGCTGAAACGGCTCTACTGAAAGACGGGTTTCAGCAAAGCGGGTTTATCCCGGTAGAGTTTGGCCGGGAAACGGATGTTTTTGTGATCAATACCTGCACGGTCACGGAAGGGGCTGAGGTGGATTGTCGACGAATCGTTCGCCAGGTCCTCCGTCATTCCCCACATGCCTTTGTCGCTGTTACCGGGTGTTATGCCCAGACCGGCTTGGAAGCGCTTCGTCGCATGGCCGATATTGACCTCATTGTCGGCAATCAATTCAAAATGAAGCTGCCTGAGATCATTCCGCCTTTTCCCCAGCTTAAAAAACAACCTGTGCCGGTGGTGCATCATGGACGGATTGATCCTGAGAATTTTTCGATAGAAGGCGTTGGAGCCTATTCGACGACTCGCGCAAATTTAAAAATTCAGGACGGGTGTCAGTTTATGTGTTCGTTTTGTCTGATTCCTTTTGCCAGAGGACGGGAGCGGAGTCGGTTTCTGGAGGATGCGGTTTGTGAGGCCGAGTTGTTGGTGGAAAGGGGGCATCGGGAGTTAGTGCTGACGGGAGTTAACATCGGGCAATACCGTGATGGAGCTGCCGATCTCCTGGCGCTCATTCAACGCTTTGAAGCTATTCAAGGCCTGGAGCGGATTCGTATTTCCTCTATTGAACCCACCACGGTTTCTGAGAGCCTCCTGGACTATATGAGTAGTTCCACGAAGCTGTGCCGGCATTTACATGTTCCCTTACAGAGTGGTGACGATCGTATATTGCAGGCCATGAATCGACGGTATTCCGTTCGAGAGTACCAGGAGGCCATGGAATCAGCGCTGAAACGAATTCCAGACCTGTGTTTCGGCACGGATGTGCTGGTGGGATTTCCTGGAGAGGGCCCACGAGAATTTGCGAATACGGAAGCGGTGATCAGGGATTTTCCTTTTGCGTATTTGCATGTGTTCAGTTACTCGCCTCGGCCCGGTACGGCTTCCACCAAATTACCGCATCCCGTGTCTCCCGTTACGACGAAAGAGCGGAGTCGATCTTTGCGGGAAATGTCTGATCACAAGCGAATGGCGTTCCAGCAGCGGTTTGTAGGGCGACGGGTCTCGGTGTTATTTGAAGCAGCGGAAACCGACGGGTGTTGGCCGGGGCTCACGGATAATTTTCTTCGTGTCACCGTTCGTTCTCCACATCCGCTTCGGAATACTATTCAGCCGGTTGTCGTGACCGGCATGATGTCGGATACCACGTTGGGACTGTTGGAGCCAACCTCTGAAAGTCCTCCGCCGGTCCAGAATCTTTCTGCTTCTTCACTCGTGTGCGTTTCATAG